The nucleotide sequence CcatgagttgcctgcggagtagtgcaacacgcttagatcgttttcggtTATGttcaacaatagacctctacctgtttgtaaacaaatgacgtcataatgctcgacagcgccacgagtttggtagagttgaactccgttcaaagctagtggcgaacaaggtcgcgcctgaaagccacggtcttgagggggattacgatggtctctgaaagggacgccaccttcagtcctactttctttcagcgaacaattgctcattcgtggaacccagctttccccttccaatctgtttcggtttcggtctgtctaccaacgtcatgatgacgtttgtcgggtagaggttcattcgaacgctttgcatcttactccctgtgggcgcacaatggttcagcttcatttcaacgacattggttcttacttcctgaatagaatagtCATCGATTGAATATCATGATCTGTGGCACAAAaagccatgaaggaaccggagaaaaagcatgaaaatatgtggacgtgagtgaaaagcgaattaaaagtaacttggaacttagcttaagttactttggaaaagttacctgaaaaagaaactagttcctctgaaagttaccacggcgaaaaagtaccgagttaagttacaagttaaaaaaaaaaagaacttagttgcagtaacgagttacctcgaactctggtaaAAACAAATGGCGTTGACCGTATGATTCTATGTCGTgtagtttttaattataattcaatgacacgttttctgggacaccctgtgtactGTATCCACACGAAACTAGATGCTGAGTATGCAACAGCTGCCCGCGGGAAAGTGCGACGCTCTTAGCTGGATACATAAGGGCTGTTGTCTTTTACGTTCCTCAAGCCCAAGGTCTTCTTGCACTATGAATCCTCACCAGACAGCCGCCATCCTCTCAGTTATCCCAGCTATACAAAATCAACGTGAATGCTACGGGTTGTGTCTTGCAGAAAAACCTGGTGATCTACTGCTACCATCGCCGTGACCAGGGCATGGACCGGCATGCGTTCCGGAAGTTGCTCTTCGCTTCTATTCTTTGCCTCATGTTCATGATTTTCGAAGTTGTGGGTAAGTCTATGCTGCTTCAAGTGCGGAGACTAAAGCGTAGTTTCTGAAGCGCCCTCACTCAAGTGGCAATGACCCTAAGTACCCCCTCGTTTCAGGGGGCCTTTTGGCCAACAGCCTAGCTATTGCCACCGATGCAGCCCACCTCCTAGCAGACTTGACTGGCTTTATCATCAGTATGGGAGCTGTCTGGCTATCCAGCAAACCACCCACGCGCAACATGACTTTCGGCTGGTACCGCGCAGGTATATGGAATACTCATTTGAGAAACTTTTTGGTCGCAACTTTCCTTCTGCATAAACAAAGCGTCGTAGTACTCGTTGTGGACTCTGTCTGCGCTCTGGTATATACTGCTTATAATGGAGCACGTGTATCTTTCACCGACCTATTCTTTTTTGCCTAAGCTGTTCGCTGTACAATTCCTTCGTGTGGAATCTTGCAGAAGTCCTGGGTGCTGTGATATCGGTGATGTTCATCTGGGTGGTGACTGGGACTCTGCTATATTGGGCCATTGAGCGTATCATCAGCAGCAAGAGCAACGACATCAATGCCAGCATCATGCTTGTTTCGGCATCCATCGGCATCATTGTTAACATAGTGTATGTCATTCACATGAACTCGCTCTAGTATTCACCGTGGTAATAATTAACCTTGCGCTCGCAGCATGGGTGTAGCGCTGCATGTAGGCGGTGTTGCCCACGGCCACTCTCATGGTCACGTTCAGCATGGGAGCGGGGCAGACAGCCATCACAGCCACTGCTCCTTGCGGAAATCCCATGAGGGTGACGAGGTATTATCTGGCGAGATGGCTATGTCCTCGAAGATCAAGAACGAGGCAGGAGCAGTCCCTGTCGCACCTGTAGTCAAACAACGACAGAACATCAACGTGCAGGCGGCTATTATTCACGTTATTGGGGACCTCCTTCAAAGTATCGGAGTCTTTATAGCGGCGCTCATCATCTTTTACAAGGTATGCGGCCATTGTGTGTGAGAGGCAGGGGAACGATGTAGAATAGCTGCACCATTCCGGCATCCGATGTTTCTTTAAATTTTATTTAGTACTTGCATTGGCATAGTCACAAAGCGGCCAGCAAGGTGGCAGAACCTCTGCTCCAGAAAGGCTCTTATAGATTGTATCGACACTTCTGAATAGTCCTGTACCTCACTGCTCTGCTgtgacctctctctctctttgaatcTCTCCAGCCAGAGTACGAAGTGGCGGACCCGATGTGCACGTTGATGTTTTCTGTGATCGTGGTGTGCACTACGTTACCGATCGCCGTAGAGGCCTTGACGGTGCTGCTGGAAGGGAAGCCTCCCTGCATTGACTTCAAGGAGGTGCTCGAGATGATGACGCAGGAGAAAGGAGTGCGACAAGTTCACCGACTGCGTATCTGGGCTCTTTCTGTCGAACGACTCATCGTCACTGCGCACATCATAATCCGTGAGTCGCGTCTTCAGCATGCATAGCGTAACATCCCGAGCAGCGCAATGCACTGAAAGTACATGAAGGCGGCCGGCAGCTGTCTTACCAGTCCTGGAGCCCGATCCTCAACTGGTCGTTATTCCCCTAACGCTAGTTAAATGCATCACGCTTCGCCCATGACTCGCCACGAGCTCGTGCGCGAACTACCAAaacggctttggagcgcgcgaactttaaagaTAAGGATAACGGACGCAATAATGATGACGATAATCGATAGCGATAGCGATCGCTATGATCTCCTATGCGGTCACGCTTTCAGTACAGTGTGCTGCCTGAGGCTGGATACAGAcatagacagacagacagaccgGACAACACCAGTCTCGTATCGTCCGATCTGTTTTTATGTGTGTTCTCCCTGTGGCTGAGGGAAATGATAGCGACATCGAATATACACCAGTTCGCCTGTACCCTACTTCTCTGTTCTACGGGTTTACATGTAACGGGGGTTCAGCATAATTGCCGGAAGTAGCTTGTCTTGCTTAATCTTGCCAACGCAGGTACCTACTGTCCAATATAAACTGCACACGAATAAAGTAAACCGAAATTTGTACTTCGCCGTGAATCCAACTTAAAGACAGGAAGGAGACGAACTTGTCTCTCCACCTCCCGCAATTATTTCGTCTCGGGGTCTACTTTCTAAATAAGCGTTCTAGGATTGAGTACCTCTTTCCATCTCTATTCCTTTCTCCTTCTAAAGTGTTTGTTGTCGTCTGTGGGTTAAAGTAACGCGCAACAGAATGGCCATGGCCTTGTGGCCATGTGGCCTTTTCTGTAGGTCTCAGAGTAACGCACTTGTGTCGTCCGTTCCCGTCCTAATCGTCCTTTGTCCTTTTACGTTTCCTTGCGTTTCGCATTATGACTGAAACTAAGCTACACAGGGCCCTCTATTTCCAGATCCCAAGCAAAATGGACTGCGCATAATGGACAACATATCTCAGCGACTGAATGCTACGTACAACATTTTTGAGCTGACTCTGCAAACGGAACGATTAGAGGATGACGGGGAAGACTTGCTGCATCTGAACCCACAGTCGCCCAGCTACCAGTCCATGATCGAGGTAGCGCCACCACCTCCCAAGACACCTCCCAAGACACCTCCCAAAGAGAAGAGTAGTTCGAAGGACACTTCGCGCACTATTATTAGTGTGCAGGACCCAGACACAGCTACGAAGACATTTTCCCACTTGAAGAAACATGGCCACTCGAAAACACCTTCCAAAGTGAAGAGTAGTTCGAAGACCGCTTCGCGCACTGTTGCTAGTGTGCAAGACACAGAAACAGCTACGCGCACGCCGCGCTAATTACGCTAATTACGTGGTAACGTGTTGTCGAGTAGCGATATATCTGGAAAATACATACCACTCTGTTCTCTTTTTGTGCTTTTTTTACGAGCAATATTAGGGTGTCGTTTTGCGCCTACTGCTATGTACCGCATCATATATACTGTGCTAATTTCTACTTTTAGCTATGTAAGAAAGCCGTTATATGTGTTGGGGGCTATCTGTCGCCAGATGGTGCTTACACAGTATAGCCCAGGTACTTAGTTCAGCAGTCTGCGCACCTTCCCAGTTTCCCTCTATCCCCTGTTCCCTGTGGAGTGACATCATTGGTCTCTCCCCCAGATAGGGGTGTAAAATGTCGAGGTTAAGGCACGTGGTTACTTCTGTGGACCTATGGTGGTCTACGAATATCCCTTATTGCTGAGTTGTGAGTGAGCTTACCCTCTCCCTGTCATGGAAAGGGGAAAGACATTAGCCAGTTTTCGTACATCGAATACCATACGATAAAAGAGTTATCAAATTCAAGCTTTGCAATGGTGACGTCACCCGCATCAAAGAAAGTTATGTAACAGACGACGATGTATTTTTTCCATCGACATCAACATCAAAGCAACCGTGATTGGCTTATATTTTCGGAACCAATTATTCCGAAAAATTCAGTGAACTTCCGATGTACTAAGACTCACTATTAACGGTGTTAGCAGCGGAGGAAAAGTCCGTGGAGCTGCGATATACTAGGCGCGTGCAGCTaatgaaaaatttaaaaatcCTGCGGCGATCGGAAACCACTGTCGAAAACTATGCGCAGTATTACACTGTATCCGTGCACGAAGCTTACGTCATACTTACATGATACTGAGGCTTCAGCtaaacaccacctagatagcatcaggcctgcgcgcttacgtcacgCCTATAGCTTTGggagctgcttcgagctttcttcttgTTCTCTCTTTCATTGACGGTcatcatagcagcatccactgtaggccttcgtgtgtgacgctgtgtcacgtgggGCACAGGCCTGATGCTATCTAGGCGGTGTTGCTTGAGCACGCTGCCACCGGATTTAACATTACTCGTGAAAAGCTGCGTCCGATGGAGAATTCCATTGAAATTTTAGACCCGCGCTGGTTGGGGTTTCTGTAAGCGCTCCTGGCGGGGTCGCACAGAAGCACACAGTCGCACAGGTTTGCTTTGTCAGTGGAATGCAAGCATTCAAGGTGTCATGCGCGCGACCCCCGTGATTTCTCGGGTTTGCTTTGGCCACGTGGGGATCAGCAAAATGTTTCGGAATCTCGCAACATAATTACACACAGTTGGACGCGCCATGTTACCACTGTGCAAGAACCGCACGACGACTTGCGCGACACAcaaggtgctgggttcgaatcctaccgccggctgtgctgtctgaggttttccctgggttttccgaagacgttccagacgaatgtcggcacagtttcccctgaagtcggcccaagacgcatactaatccccctgtcccccactccttcctgctgtcctctctccatctgtccacatctgtacgccgctcatagccacagttgcttcgcggcgctaacacgcaaccaagaaaaaaaaagagaaagaaaactcGAACATCAGGGCCTCACTTATCGCGCGCATGCCTCCTCTTATCTGTCGTGTTCCGCTGGCTTTGCCCCAATCAAAGGACTACTGCTCCTTGGAGCAAATTTTTTGCCCTTATGTTCCGCCAATGGAACATTCAACACATACCTCGATTCTGCCAGTGCAACAGTTTTTGCCCCTTCTCGAGGGGAAAACTTTGACCCACCTCTCCCAATGGAATGCGCCATAAGAAGCTTGCATAGCTTGCTACAACCTTGTCAGTAAGCGGAGACAGATCCTGGTATCGAAACGGTCGTCGATG is from Ornithodoros turicata isolate Travis chromosome 8, ASM3712646v1, whole genome shotgun sequence and encodes:
- the LOC135366255 gene encoding proton-coupled zinc antiporter SLC30A2-like isoform X1; translation: MQRYKNLVIYCYHRRDQGMDRHAFRKLLFASILCLMFMIFEVVGGLLANSLAIATDAAHLLADLTGFIISMGAVWLSSKPPTRNMTFGWYRAEVLGAVISVMFIWVVTGTLLYWAIERIISSKSNDINASIMLVSASIGIIVNIVMGVALHVGGVAHGHSHGHVQHGSGADSHHSHCSLRKSHEGDEVLSGEMAMSSKIKNEAGAVPVAPVVKQRQNINVQAAIIHVIGDLLQSIGVFIAALIIFYKPEYEVADPMCTLMFSVIVVCTTLPIAVEALTVLLEGKPPCIDFKEVLEMMTQEKGVRQVHRLRIWALSVERLIVTAHIIIHPKQNGLRIMDNISQRLNATYNIFELTLQTERLEDDGEDLLHLNPQSPSYQSMIEVAPPPPKTPPKTPPKEKSSSKDTSRTIISVQDPDTATKTFSHLKKHGHSKTPSKVKSSSKTASRTVASVQDTETATRTPR
- the LOC135366255 gene encoding proton-coupled zinc antiporter SLC30A2-like isoform X2, with the translated sequence MQRYKNLVIYCYHRRDQGMDRHAFRKLLFASILCLMFMIFEVVGGLLANSLAIATDAAHLLADLTGFIISMGAVWLSSKPPTRNMTFGWYRAVLGAVISVMFIWVVTGTLLYWAIERIISSKSNDINASIMLVSASIGIIVNIVMGVALHVGGVAHGHSHGHVQHGSGADSHHSHCSLRKSHEGDEVLSGEMAMSSKIKNEAGAVPVAPVVKQRQNINVQAAIIHVIGDLLQSIGVFIAALIIFYKPEYEVADPMCTLMFSVIVVCTTLPIAVEALTVLLEGKPPCIDFKEVLEMMTQEKGVRQVHRLRIWALSVERLIVTAHIIIHPKQNGLRIMDNISQRLNATYNIFELTLQTERLEDDGEDLLHLNPQSPSYQSMIEVAPPPPKTPPKTPPKEKSSSKDTSRTIISVQDPDTATKTFSHLKKHGHSKTPSKVKSSSKTASRTVASVQDTETATRTPR